In Chitinophaga nivalis, a single genomic region encodes these proteins:
- the lpxD gene encoding UDP-3-O-(3-hydroxymyristoyl)glucosamine N-acyltransferase has protein sequence MQFSALQLATMLDGKLEGNPDVKVSNIAKIEEAGEGMLSFIANPKYEEFIYTTNASILIVNESLVIERPINSTLIRVKDAYSSFALLLEQYRYLTGNKSGIQQPSHIPQTVKMGENVFVGAFAYLGENVVLGNNVKIYPGVYLGDNVIVKDGAVLYPGVKVYDNCIVGSRVILHAGCVIGGDGFGFAPQPDGSYKKVPQIGNVVIHEDVEIGANTTIDRATMGSTVIRNGVKLDNLIQVAHNVDIGPNTVIAAQTGVSGSTKIGQNCVIGGQVGMVGHIQIADGTKINAQSGLSKSITTPNTSLTGSPAYDYKSSLKSQAIFRNLPDLEKRVKELEEMVKQLLQERAGV, from the coding sequence ATGCAGTTTAGCGCATTACAATTAGCTACCATGTTAGATGGTAAGCTGGAGGGAAATCCGGACGTTAAGGTGAGCAACATCGCCAAGATTGAAGAAGCTGGCGAAGGTATGCTCAGTTTCATTGCCAATCCTAAGTATGAAGAGTTCATATACACCACAAATGCTTCCATTCTGATCGTAAATGAGAGCCTGGTCATAGAACGTCCGATCAATTCTACCCTGATACGGGTAAAAGATGCCTACAGCAGCTTTGCCCTGTTATTGGAGCAATACCGGTACCTGACAGGTAACAAATCCGGCATTCAGCAGCCATCCCATATTCCGCAAACGGTAAAAATGGGGGAAAATGTGTTTGTGGGTGCATTTGCCTACCTGGGTGAAAATGTAGTACTGGGAAATAACGTAAAAATATATCCTGGTGTATACCTCGGCGACAACGTGATTGTGAAGGACGGGGCCGTTTTATATCCGGGTGTAAAAGTATACGATAACTGCATTGTAGGCAGTCGGGTGATCCTGCACGCAGGTTGTGTGATTGGTGGAGATGGCTTCGGATTTGCCCCGCAACCGGACGGTTCCTATAAAAAGGTTCCTCAGATCGGTAATGTGGTGATCCATGAAGATGTGGAAATTGGCGCCAATACCACCATTGACCGGGCGACCATGGGGTCTACCGTGATCAGAAACGGCGTAAAGCTCGATAACCTGATTCAGGTAGCCCACAACGTGGACATAGGTCCTAACACCGTTATCGCCGCTCAAACCGGTGTTTCCGGCAGTACCAAAATCGGCCAGAACTGCGTAATCGGCGGCCAGGTAGGTATGGTAGGACATATCCAGATTGCCGATGGCACCAAAATCAATGCACAAAGCGGTTTGTCTAAGTCTATTACTACGCCCAACACGTCTCTGACGGGTTCGCCGGCCTATGATTATAAAAGTTCGCTGAAAAGTCAGGCAATTTTTAGAAATTTGCCGGATCTTGAAAAGCGCGTGAAAGAGCTGGAAGAGATGGTAAAACAGCTGTTACAGGAGAGAGCAGGTGTATAA